In the Pseudomonadota bacterium genome, TCGAGATCCTCCCGCATGACCTCTTCGAGTCGGTCCTTGCCTGAGGCCTGATAAAAGGCAAGGAAGGACACGATGGATCCGAAGGAGCTTAAAAACGTTCTGGGCTTATGGTAGAGTCGCCACTTGTGGCGCATGTAGTCTTCAAGATGTTCCTTGCCCGGCAGTTCTATCCTGGTGAGCTTCTTGAGAATACTATCAATGGCAGTCCGCGGGGCACTATGTACTGCCTCGACTTCACGACTGAGCGGCGTACTGACAATCGACCTTGCTTGAGTCATTTCTCCTCCTTTTTCTTGAGAAAAAGCAGGTTAGATAATGACCTTTAGCGGTTCTAATGGTCAATCACTTTTGTTACGTATAGCTTTTCGTAATCATTGTCTTCTGGGGCGCATCGACATAAAAACTTTGTAGGTGTTATGGTTAAGGCTGTCATTATAGAAATCGAAAACTCTTTTACACAATCTTCACGCCGAACTTGATCTCTGCTTCTGACCTTCTCCCGTAAATGGGATTTAAATCATGTTGCCCGGTCTGTGCCGCCCTCTTTAAACCTTCCTTTATTAAGGTTTCGCCTGATATCCTGTAGAATGCATCCTTTATCATATTTACACCATCAATGGATGAAAGGGTTTCTTCACACAGGGCAACACCTGTTCCAAAGCATACGCAGGGTGTTTTAACCACACTACCCAGATCTCTGGGTTTCACTGCTTGGTAATCGATAAGCCTTTCGATATTTCCACCGGATATGTGGTAGAGTGAGAGAAATACCTCACCCTTTTTTGCATCGATCATAGGGCAGAGATAATACCCCTCCATAAATGACAATGGCAAGGCCAGTACATCGAGTGTCGGCACACCGATTAAGGGAATGCCTTTCCCGATACTTAATCCCTTACAGAAGGCAAGCCCCACCCTT is a window encoding:
- a CDS encoding site-specific integrase; this encodes MTQARSIVSTPLSREVEAVHSAPRTAIDSILKKLTRIELPGKEHLEDYMRHKWRLYHKPRTFLSSFGSIVSFLAFYQASGKDRLEEVMREDLEAFIEHEQDRDMKITTVKTKLACIVAFLRFLIERDI
- the tsaB gene encoding tRNA (adenosine(37)-N6)-threonylcarbamoyltransferase complex dimerization subunit type 1 TsaB; the protein is MENRLVLGVDNSIDFLNIAISIEEKLIEERNIRGKRAPSETLPVEVSHILSDHGYTIDNISLIIVTLGPGSFTGIRVGLAFCKGLSIGKGIPLIGVPTLDVLALPLSFMEGYYLCPMIDAKKGEVFLSLYHISGGNIERLIDYQAVKPRDLGSVVKTPCVCFGTGVALCEETLSSIDGVNMIKDAFYRISGETLIKEGLKRAAQTGQHDLNPIYGRRSEAEIKFGVKIV